A single region of the Nicotiana sylvestris chromosome 6, ASM39365v2, whole genome shotgun sequence genome encodes:
- the LOC138870669 gene encoding uncharacterized protein, whose translation MGLLQPIPPNRKNPESPSYRPGTRCAYHSGVEGHDTEDCWTLKRVVKNLIEQKWDKEFDLALKVIIAIADVEKNPKTAAKQAKDEKKNKPTPQSVEKVVETKTGAVPLKDDILYVPRAPRKEQFMLSPPKRFEENKVTLTVPKMYVPNGTYVVQGPIFSPRMIEHMVISRTPQNPMKDPTTVPWNYSKAVVKYKGKEIMREVNETNPSRKYLNLEELDKTKQKRFPLKKPISAEEAKEFFRKMKTSDYAVIDQLRKSPSQVSLLSLLMSSNEHQKVLLKMLNEAYVPVKTTVEQSERMAEQFFEVNRISFGRNDLPLQGDAHNKALHLTVKCEGYYVKRVMLDGGSEVDICPLSTLQRIEIGTERIRPNNVCVHAFDGIKRDTIREIDLILTIGPMDFEVTFQVLDMDTSYNFLLGRPWIHAAGAVTSTLHQMVKFEHENQEIVVHGEDEQSIYRDPSVPCLEAKEDQCEEGTPCPQPFLSNASIMVTSEIIKHDYKLGKGLEASLQGIMEPITLTTGENLFGVGFQATETDVKWANKLNNYGWVLPQPVPHLARMFVKPRYIKEEDEAFTAEEIEDICGAMRQMLYEAYMVHPGEGSRTAEVQYMEPNAKLQNWKATLFPFRRESR comes from the exons atgggtttgttgcagcccatacctcCAAATAGGAAGAACCCAGAGTCACCCTCCTACCGACCAGGTACCCGATGTGCTTatcattcaggggtagaagggcacgacactgAAGATTGCTGGACTCTTAAGAGAGTAGTCAAGAACTTGATAGAGCAAAAGTGG GACAAAGAGTTTGACCTGGCTTTGAAAGTTATCATTGCTATTGCCGATGTTGAAAAGAATCCCAAAACGGCAGCAAAGCAAGCTAAGGATGAGAAGAAAAACAAACCCACTCCTCAAAGCGTAGAAAAGGTTGTGGAAACCAAGACCGGGGCAGTACCTCTTAAAGATGACATTCTATATGTTCCTAGGGCCCCCAGAAAAGAACAGTTTATGTTGAGTCCTCCTAAAAGGTTTGAGGAAAACAAGGTCACGCTTACGGTACCAAAGATGTATGTACCAAATGGGACTTATGTGGTGCAGGGGCCGATATTTTCACCCAGGATGATTGAGCACATGGTTATCAGCCGCACACCACAGAATCCCATGAAGGACCCCACTACCGTCCCCTGGAACTACAGTAAAGCAGTGGTAAAGTACAAGGGAAAGGAAATCATGAGGGAGGTGAATGAAACAAACCCATCTAGAAAGTACCTCAATTTGGAAGAATTGGACAAGACCAAACAGAAGCGTTTTCCGCTTAAAAAGCCAATCAGTGCTGAAGAGGCAAAGGAATTCTTCCGAAAGATGAAAACCTCGGACTACGCTGTGATTGATCAACTCAGGAAGTCCCCCTCTCAGGTCTCACTTTTGTCTCTACTGATGAGTTCAAATGAGCATCAGAAAGTGCTATTAAAGATGCTCAATGAAGCATATGTTCCAGTCAAGACCACGGTAGAACAATCGGAAAGAATGGCGGAACAATTTTTCGAAGTCAACCGGATTTCATTCGGCCGAAATGATTTGCCTCTGCAAGGGGATGcccacaacaaagctcttcatttgactgtcaaatgtgaaggaTACTACGTGAAAAGAGTTATGTTGGATGGCGGATCTGAGGttgacatctgccctctctcgaCCCTACAGAGAATAGAAATTGGGACTGAAAGGATTAGGCCCAACAATGTTTGCGTACATGCATTTGACGGCATCAAAAGAGATACAATCAGGGAGATTGACTTGATCCTAACGATTGGCCCTATGGATTTTGAAGTAACATTTCAGGTTTTGGACATGGACACCTCCTACAACTTTCTcttaggaaggccttggatccatgctgcAGGGGCCGTAACCtctactctccaccaaatggttaagtttgaacatGAAAACCAGGAAatcgtggtccacggagaagatgaaCAATCAATTTATAgggacccgtcagtcccatgtCTGGAGGCTAAGGAAG ACCAGTGTGAGGAAGGAACCCCGTGTCCTCAACCTTTCTTGTCAAACGCGTCAATCATGGTCACCAGTGAAATTATCAAACATGACTACAAACTCGGGAAAGGGCTCGaggcatctttgcaaggcattatgGAGCCTATCACTTTGACTACCGGTGAGAACTTGTTTGGTGTCGGTTTCCAAGCTACAGAAACCGACGTGAAATGGGCTAATAAACTTAACAACTATGGGTGGGTTCTGCCTCAGCCGGTCCCACATCTCGCCAGAATGTTTGTTAAGCCAAGATACATAAAGGAAGAAGACGAGGCCTTCACGGCCGAAGAAATTGAGGACATCTGTGGAGCAATGAGGCAAATGTTATATGAGGCTTATATGGTCCATCCGGGTGAAGGCTCACGCACTGCTGAGGTGCAGTATATGGAGCCAAATGCCAaacttcaaaattggaaggctactctgtTCCCATTCAGGCGAGAATCCCGGTAG